Proteins from one Caretta caretta isolate rCarCar2 chromosome 12, rCarCar1.hap1, whole genome shotgun sequence genomic window:
- the RRAD gene encoding GTP-binding protein RAD — MTLNRGDKPRCLEKRRCSTPFAAHQHLHRRSMPVDDRELQASVPPGALLGEFSPLGRCTSYNPDRESWASDSSDSVISSGSDFDSNLYKVILLGEHGVGKTSLARIFGGVEDCPDAEEAGNTYNRSIIVDGEEASLIVFDIWEQDDTQWLQNHCMKMGDAYIIVYSVTDKVSFEKASELRIQLRRARQTEDIPIILVGNKSDLVRSREVSVDEGRACAVVFDCKFIETSAALHHNVKDLFEGIIRQIRLRKDSKEDNARRMANAKRRESISKKAKRFLGRIVAKNNKKMAFKAKSKSCHDLSVL, encoded by the exons ATGACTCTGAACCGCGGGGACAAGCCGCGCTGCCTGGAGAAGCGGCGCTGCAGCACGCCCTTCGCCGCCCACCAGCACCTGCACCGGCGGAGCATGCCGGTGGATGACCGGGAGCTGCAGGCGTCCGTCCCGCCAGGCGCCCTGCTGGGCGAGTTCTCCCCGCTGGGCCGCTGCACCTCGTACAACCCGGACCGGGAGAGCTGGGCGTCCGACTCCTCCGACTCGGTCATCTCCTCGGGCAGCGACTTCGACAGCAACCTCTACAAGGTGATCCTGCTGGGCGAGCACGGCGTGGGCAAGACCAGCCTGGCCAGGATCTTCGGCGGAGTCGAGGACTGCCCCGATGCGGAGGAGGCAG GGAATACATATAACAGATCGATTATAGTCGACGGAGAAGAAGCTTCTCTCATAGTGTTTGACATATGGGAGCAG gaTGACACCCAGTGGCTTCAGAATCATTGTATGAAAATGGGGGATGCCTATATTATTGTGTACTCAGTGACAGACAAAGTTAGTTTTGAAAAGGCCTCAGAACTGAGAATTCAGCTAAGAAGAGCAAGACAAACGGAAGATATTCCCATCATTCTCGTAGGGAATAAAAGTGACCTTGTCCGATCCAGAGAAGTCTCAGTAGATG AGGGACGGGCCTGCGCTGTGGTGTTTGACTGCAAATTCATTGAGACGTCGGCTGCCCTTCATCATAACGTGAAGGACCTGTTTGAAGGTATCATTCGACAAATCAGACTTCGCAAAGACAGTAAAGAAGACAATGCCAGGAGAATGGCCAATGCAAAAAGAAGAGAAAGCATAAGCAAAAAGGCCAAGCGATTCCTTGGGAGAATTGTGGCAAAGAACAATAAGAAGATGGCTTTCAAGGCAAAGTCAAAGTCTTGCCATGATTTATCTGTGCTTTAG